One window from the genome of Phycisphaerae bacterium encodes:
- a CDS encoding response regulator: MIMQQKRILIADDETHILNVLSIKLQNAGFAVIPAEDGLLAWELALSDPPDLIITDYQMPGLSGVELCARLRNHPATADIPVIMLTARGFAISDKEVVHGNVRRVIDKPFSPREILAAANELLELVPAASL; encoded by the coding sequence ATGATCATGCAACAAAAGCGCATTCTCATCGCCGACGACGAGACGCACATACTCAACGTGCTGTCGATCAAGCTTCAGAACGCAGGTTTCGCGGTGATCCCGGCCGAGGACGGTCTTCTGGCCTGGGAGCTGGCGTTGTCAGACCCGCCGGATCTGATCATCACCGACTACCAGATGCCGGGCCTGAGCGGAGTGGAGCTGTGCGCCAGACTTCGCAATCACCCCGCGACGGCCGATATACCGGTGATCATGCTCACAGCTCGAGGCTTTGCGATATCCGACAAGGAGGTGGTCCACGGAAACGTCCGCAGGGTGATCGACAAGCCGTTCAGTCCTCGCGAGATCCTGGCGGCGGCGAACGAATTGCTGGAGCTGGTGCCGGCCGCAAGCCTTTGA
- a CDS encoding ATP-binding protein, which yields MSACVEATKPSIPVIAERRDPRSPLFSFKRTSWLTLVLLVAVILVAVIELSGLTEQVSPPDRAAAWKVCTLLVMSVVALLLLGRCIARRSLEHVEIRLRRLMCGDPGIEELDTCVPDVLKPVMGALNEYVALVYWRMRQICDQKRALDEQMRGVEAAKRGIEAIIHSLGEPVLAVDSQCRLTVANAAAGRLFGFQPADARGQAIVDLVKDAHLAALLADTRALGECRRYRQTECKIQMGESTRTYKMTISTVIDDSGTAQGQVAVFHDVTREREIDQLRTDFVSTVSHELRTPLSSIGAYVEMLLDGEAHSEVQRREFYRIIEGETQRLKRLVDNILNISRIEAGALPIHCEPVRVNDVALDVVNALAPQAEEKSLVLDFEAGEALPDLRADRDLLHQAVMNVVGNSIKYTPHGGRIRVTTALDREASRLTVTVTDNGIGIRTHDLPHVFDKFYRAKEIAGIAGGTGLGLSLVRHIVETVHHGEVCVSSKHGRGTTMSLRFPVVLPREECKS from the coding sequence ATGAGTGCGTGCGTCGAGGCGACGAAACCGTCTATCCCCGTGATCGCCGAACGCCGTGACCCCAGAAGCCCGCTGTTCTCATTCAAACGGACATCGTGGCTGACCCTGGTCCTGCTGGTGGCAGTAATACTCGTGGCGGTCATCGAGTTATCGGGTCTCACGGAGCAGGTCTCACCGCCGGACCGGGCGGCAGCCTGGAAGGTTTGCACCCTGCTGGTCATGTCCGTCGTTGCCCTTTTGCTGCTGGGCCGTTGCATCGCCCGGCGCAGTCTGGAGCACGTCGAGATCCGACTTCGCCGTTTGATGTGCGGGGACCCCGGGATCGAGGAGCTGGACACATGCGTGCCGGACGTTCTCAAGCCGGTCATGGGGGCACTTAATGAATACGTTGCCCTAGTCTACTGGCGCATGCGCCAAATCTGCGATCAGAAACGCGCTCTCGACGAGCAAATGCGGGGTGTTGAGGCTGCCAAACGCGGGATCGAGGCGATCATCCACAGTCTGGGTGAACCGGTGTTGGCGGTGGATTCTCAATGCCGGTTGACCGTGGCCAATGCGGCAGCCGGCAGGCTGTTCGGGTTTCAGCCTGCCGACGCCCGGGGACAGGCTATCGTGGATCTCGTAAAGGACGCGCACCTGGCCGCCCTTCTCGCGGACACCCGCGCCCTTGGTGAGTGTCGACGGTATCGGCAGACCGAGTGCAAGATCCAAATGGGCGAATCTACCCGAACGTACAAGATGACGATCTCCACAGTGATTGACGACTCCGGTACGGCTCAAGGACAGGTGGCCGTGTTCCACGACGTCACCCGAGAGCGAGAGATCGACCAACTCAGAACGGATTTCGTCTCGACGGTATCGCACGAACTGCGGACCCCGCTTTCCAGCATAGGGGCTTATGTTGAAATGCTGTTGGACGGCGAAGCGCACAGCGAGGTTCAGCGTCGGGAGTTCTACCGGATCATCGAGGGCGAGACGCAGCGTTTGAAGCGTCTGGTCGACAACATCCTTAACATCTCGCGGATCGAGGCAGGGGCCCTGCCAATCCATTGCGAGCCCGTGCGAGTCAACGATGTGGCCCTCGACGTGGTCAATGCTCTGGCACCGCAGGCGGAGGAGAAATCGCTCGTGCTGGACTTCGAAGCCGGCGAGGCGCTGCCCGACCTGAGGGCCGACCGCGACCTGCTGCATCAGGCGGTCATGAACGTGGTCGGCAACTCGATCAAGTACACTCCGCACGGCGGCCGGATTCGCGTCACGACAGCCCTGGATCGCGAGGCCTCGCGACTGACCGTGACCGTGACCGACAACGGCATTGGTATTCGCACACACGACCTGCCGCACGTCTTCGACAAGTTCTACCGGGCAAAGGAGATCGCCGGCATTGCCGGTGGTACCGGGCTGGGGCTCAGCCTGGTCAGACACATTGTCGAAACCGTCCACCACGGCGAAGTCTGCGTTTCCTCCAAGCACGGACGGGGCACGACCATGTCACTGCGGTTTCCCGTGGTGCTTCCGCGTGAGGAGTGCAAGTCATGA